The proteins below are encoded in one region of Panulirus ornatus isolate Po-2019 chromosome 31, ASM3632096v1, whole genome shotgun sequence:
- the LOC139758851 gene encoding gamma-interferon-inducible lysosomal thiol reductase-like, with translation MITRVLLLACLTVALTQEAPPVKIHLYYESLCPYSIDFVINQLYPTWTILRDIMQVELFPFGNASYEPDGEGWKFKCQHGEGECHGNMILACAKDHFKDINLEMEFVNCLLSSDYPPNAGATCAASVGADWGPLDQCVNSLEGQNLLHDVALQQEQLDPPLYFVPWIIVNDVFSEEQVAECQTDLKKVVCELYTGPPPEPCANLEPVHRPAARRVTVA, from the exons ATGATAACACGTGTACtactcctggcctgcctgactgtg GCGCTGACCCAGGAGGCTCCCCCTGTGAAGATCCACTTGTACTATGAGTCACTCTGTCCCTACAGCATCGACTTCGTCATCAACCAGCTGTACCCCACCTGGACCATACTGAGGGACATCATGCAGGTGGAGCTCTTCCCCTTTGGTAACGCTTCA TATGAGCCGGACGGTGAGGGCTGGAAGTTCAAGTGCCAGCATGGTGAGGGCGAGTGCCACGGCAACATGATCCTCGCCTGCGCCAAGGACCACTTCAAGGACATCAACCTGGAGATGGAGTTCGTCAACTGTCTTCTGTCATCCGACTACCCACCCAACGCTGGTGCTACC TGTGCGGCGTCTGTGGGGGCTGACTGGGGCCCGCTGGACCAGTGCGTCAACTCGCTGGAAGGCCAGAACCTGCTGCACGACGTGgccctccagcaggagcagctcGACCCTCCACTCTACTTCGTCCCATGGATCATTGTCAACGAT GTGTTCAGCGAGGAGCAGGTAGCCGAGTGTCAgactgacctgaagaaggtggtgtgtgagttaTACACGGGCCCGCCGCCCGAGCCATGTGCCAACCTTGAACCTGTCCATCGCCCTGCAGCCAGGCGGGTCACTGTGGCTTAA